From Weissella confusa, a single genomic window includes:
- a CDS encoding MDR family MFS transporter — protein sequence MAKSETLDINGKPFNRGAMVMVLLIGTFAGMLMQTSLGTAIPTLMHDFNISLATAQEATTYFLLANGIMVPVSAYLTTKIPTKYLYMVAYTLLLAGMATTAFTPSRHDMWWMFLLGRILAAVAVGITMPLMQVVMVNIFPAEQRGAAMGINGIVIGLAPAIGPTLSGWILEKNHHLFGLLISNSWRTIFYLPMIVLVLVWIATPFFVKNVVPNRDMKLDFPSLILAVIGFGSFLWGFSNSATDGFGNWPNVLAPILIGILIIIVFVFRQLKMDDPFLNVRVFKNKQFTLTTFAVMMAMMAMMGVEMMLPTYLQNVHGMSALESGLTLLPGALVIGAMSPVAGAVYDKVGAKRMAMVGFSILAIGTVPFLFLTAETPQHLVTLLYALRMFGIATTMMPLTASAMSALPPEEASQATAANNTVRQIGNAVVVALLSSVTQNVIKAAKPAKDLAKENVVSYMDKMINATMTGFHASFAFGIGFAVVGIILAFFLHSGKLVHGKSNGNVVADKGGNN from the coding sequence ATGGCAAAGTCAGAAACTTTAGACATTAACGGCAAGCCTTTCAACCGCGGTGCCATGGTTATGGTGCTGTTGATTGGAACGTTTGCTGGAATGTTGATGCAAACGTCATTGGGTACTGCAATCCCAACGTTGATGCACGATTTTAATATTTCACTTGCAACTGCGCAAGAAGCAACCACATACTTCTTGTTGGCCAACGGAATTATGGTGCCGGTATCAGCGTACCTAACCACGAAGATTCCAACCAAGTACTTGTACATGGTGGCTTACACGTTGTTGTTGGCTGGTATGGCAACGACGGCGTTCACGCCTAGCCGCCACGATATGTGGTGGATGTTCTTGCTTGGCCGTATTCTAGCTGCCGTGGCGGTTGGAATTACGATGCCTTTGATGCAAGTTGTTATGGTTAATATTTTCCCAGCTGAACAACGTGGTGCTGCGATGGGTATTAACGGTATCGTTATCGGTTTGGCCCCAGCTATTGGACCTACGCTTTCAGGTTGGATTTTGGAAAAGAATCACCACTTGTTTGGTTTGTTGATTTCAAACTCATGGCGTACGATTTTCTACTTGCCAATGATCGTGTTGGTATTGGTTTGGATTGCAACGCCATTCTTCGTTAAGAATGTTGTGCCAAACCGTGATATGAAGCTTGATTTCCCTTCATTGATTTTGGCAGTTATTGGATTTGGGTCATTCCTATGGGGATTCTCAAATTCAGCCACTGATGGATTTGGTAACTGGCCAAACGTTTTGGCCCCAATCCTAATCGGAATTTTGATTATTATTGTGTTTGTCTTCCGTCAATTGAAGATGGACGATCCATTCTTGAACGTTCGCGTGTTCAAGAACAAGCAATTTACGTTGACGACGTTCGCCGTAATGATGGCCATGATGGCTATGATGGGTGTTGAAATGATGTTGCCAACGTACTTGCAAAACGTTCACGGTATGTCAGCGCTTGAGTCAGGATTGACACTATTGCCTGGTGCCTTGGTAATTGGTGCAATGTCACCAGTTGCCGGAGCGGTTTACGATAAGGTCGGTGCTAAGCGTATGGCGATGGTTGGATTCTCAATCTTGGCTATCGGTACGGTACCATTCCTATTCTTGACAGCTGAAACGCCACAACACTTGGTAACGTTGTTGTACGCATTGCGTATGTTTGGTATCGCCACAACGATGATGCCATTGACGGCCAGTGCTATGTCAGCATTGCCACCTGAGGAAGCTTCACAAGCAACAGCTGCTAACAACACGGTTCGCCAAATTGGTAACGCGGTTGTTGTTGCCTTGCTTTCATCAGTTACGCAAAACGTTATCAAGGCTGCTAAGCCTGCTAAGGACTTGGCCAAGGAAAACGTTGTGTCATACATGGATAAGATGATCAACGCAACGATGACTGGATTCCACGCATCATTTGCATTCGGAATTGGATTTGCCGTTGTTGGTATTATCTTGGCGTTCTTCTTGCACAGCGGTAAGTTAGTGCACGGTAAGTCAAACGGAAACGTTGTCGCAGATAAGGGAGGAAATAACTAA
- a CDS encoding co-chaperone GroES: MLKPLGDRVVLQVEEAPEQSVGGILLASNAQEKSVTGTVVAVSTQSVGDLTAPAAVKEGDKVIFDKYAGSEVTVDGVDYLVVHEKDIVAVL; the protein is encoded by the coding sequence ATGTTGAAGCCTTTGGGAGATCGTGTTGTGTTGCAAGTTGAGGAAGCGCCTGAGCAATCAGTTGGTGGTATTTTGCTTGCGTCAAACGCGCAAGAGAAGTCAGTTACGGGAACTGTTGTCGCTGTTTCAACGCAATCAGTTGGTGACTTGACGGCCCCAGCTGCAGTGAAGGAGGGTGACAAGGTCATCTTCGATAAGTACGCTGGCTCAGAAGTAACGGTCGATGGTGTGGATTACTTGGTAGTTCACGAAAAGGATATCGTTGCAGTTCTTTAA
- a CDS encoding glycosyl transferase gives MNLYLDNSNLPTLDPNIAAQVKADRENGVDAKQVVRGYYPDQHMHLGNHGLTDDALLNMYDVFQKATDVEAKTVHYRHNPQIDKARYHLDGLDWGMAQARRFGTTYGRNVIDIDLFPGNPGGTTSMLHYIDRGDNTAVTDIWDWRGFKSATRYYQTTGNVSNIIFYTPTGDIAARASFMWQHLEGKPNNEWPLVQTSLEVLDYDGEHLWFESEMHAWEYFVQHEQQKRNAALR, from the coding sequence ATGAATTTATATTTGGATAACTCTAACTTGCCAACGCTTGATCCTAATATTGCTGCGCAAGTTAAGGCAGATCGCGAAAATGGTGTTGATGCAAAGCAAGTCGTCCGTGGCTACTACCCTGATCAACACATGCACTTGGGAAATCACGGTTTGACGGATGACGCCTTGCTTAACATGTACGATGTCTTCCAAAAGGCAACGGATGTTGAGGCGAAGACGGTGCACTACCGTCACAACCCACAAATCGACAAGGCTCGTTACCACTTGGATGGGTTGGACTGGGGGATGGCACAAGCCCGTCGCTTCGGTACAACGTATGGTCGCAATGTCATTGATATTGATTTGTTCCCTGGTAACCCTGGCGGTACGACGTCAATGTTGCACTACATCGATCGCGGTGATAACACGGCCGTCACAGATATATGGGATTGGCGTGGCTTTAAGTCAGCAACGCGTTACTACCAAACGACAGGTAATGTTTCAAACATCATTTTCTACACACCAACTGGTGACATTGCAGCCCGTGCGTCATTTATGTGGCAACACCTAGAAGGCAAGCCAAACAATGAGTGGCCATTGGTGCAAACATCATTGGAAGTACTAGATTATGACGGTGAGCATTTGTGGTTTGAGAGCGAAATGCACGCCTGGGAGTATTTCGTGCAACACGAGCAACAAAAGCGAAACGCAGCGTTGCGTTAA
- the groL gene encoding chaperonin GroEL (60 kDa chaperone family; promotes refolding of misfolded polypeptides especially under stressful conditions; forms two stacked rings of heptamers to form a barrel-shaped 14mer; ends can be capped by GroES; misfolded proteins enter the barrel where they are refolded when GroES binds), whose protein sequence is MAKDIKFAEDARAKMQAGVDKLANTVKTTIGPKGRNVVIEQSYGAPTITNDGVTIAKSIELEDHFEDMGAKLVAEVASKTNDIAGDGTTTATVLTQAIINEGLKNVTAGANPVGVRRGIELATDAAVKALHEMSKTVSTKEEIAQIASISAANPEVGELIAEAMEKVGNDGVITIEESKGIETTLDVVEGMQFDRGYMSQYMVTDTDKMEASLDNPYILITDKKIANIQEILPMLQSVVEQGRALLIIADDITGEALPTLVLNKMRGTFNVVAVKAPGFGDRRKAQLEDIAILTGGTVITDDLGLNLKDVTIAQLGQAAKVTVSKDNTTIVEGAGNKEAIAERVNLIKGQIAETTSDFDREKLQERLAKLAGGVAVINVGAATETELKERKYRIEDALNATRAAVEEGFVAGGGTALVNVIPAVAELSETGDVQTGINIVRRALEEPVRQIAENAGLEGSVIVNQLKSEKPGVGYNAATDEWVDMIEAGIVDPTKVTRSALQNAASVSALLLTTEAVVAEQPKTDAAPAMPAQGMPGMM, encoded by the coding sequence ATGGCTAAGGACATTAAGTTTGCTGAAGATGCACGCGCAAAGATGCAAGCAGGTGTTGATAAGCTTGCTAACACAGTTAAGACAACGATTGGTCCAAAGGGACGCAATGTTGTTATTGAGCAAAGCTATGGTGCACCAACTATTACAAACGACGGTGTAACGATTGCTAAGTCAATCGAATTGGAAGATCACTTTGAAGACATGGGTGCCAAGTTGGTTGCTGAAGTTGCTTCAAAGACGAATGACATCGCCGGTGACGGTACAACGACTGCGACTGTTTTGACGCAAGCCATCATTAACGAAGGTTTGAAGAATGTCACTGCCGGGGCTAACCCAGTTGGTGTGCGTCGTGGTATCGAATTGGCAACTGATGCAGCTGTTAAGGCTTTGCACGAGATGTCAAAGACGGTTTCTACTAAGGAAGAAATCGCGCAAATCGCTTCAATTTCAGCCGCTAACCCAGAAGTTGGTGAGTTGATTGCCGAAGCGATGGAAAAGGTTGGTAACGATGGCGTTATCACGATTGAAGAGTCTAAGGGTATCGAGACGACGTTGGACGTGGTTGAAGGTATGCAATTTGACCGTGGTTACATGTCACAATACATGGTAACTGACACGGACAAGATGGAAGCTTCATTGGATAACCCATACATCTTGATTACTGATAAGAAGATTGCAAACATCCAAGAAATTTTGCCAATGTTGCAAAGCGTTGTTGAGCAAGGTCGTGCCTTGTTGATCATCGCCGATGACATCACTGGTGAAGCTTTGCCAACGCTTGTTTTGAACAAGATGCGCGGAACGTTCAATGTTGTTGCGGTTAAGGCCCCTGGATTTGGTGACCGTCGTAAGGCACAATTGGAAGACATCGCAATCTTGACTGGCGGAACTGTCATCACTGATGACCTTGGTTTGAACTTGAAGGATGTGACGATTGCACAACTTGGTCAAGCCGCTAAGGTTACGGTTTCTAAGGACAACACGACGATTGTTGAAGGTGCCGGAAACAAGGAGGCCATCGCTGAGCGCGTTAACTTGATCAAGGGTCAAATCGCCGAGACGACGTCTGACTTTGACCGTGAGAAGTTGCAAGAGCGTTTGGCTAAGTTGGCTGGTGGTGTCGCTGTCATTAACGTTGGTGCCGCAACTGAAACTGAGTTGAAGGAACGCAAGTACCGCATTGAGGACGCTTTGAACGCTACTCGTGCCGCTGTTGAAGAAGGATTCGTTGCTGGTGGTGGAACTGCCTTGGTAAACGTTATCCCAGCCGTTGCTGAGTTGTCAGAGACTGGCGATGTGCAAACTGGTATCAACATCGTGCGTCGTGCTTTGGAAGAGCCTGTTCGCCAAATCGCTGAAAATGCTGGTTTGGAAGGTTCAGTTATCGTTAACCAATTGAAGTCAGAGAAGCCAGGTGTTGGTTACAACGCTGCAACTGACGAATGGGTTGATATGATTGAAGCTGGTATCGTGGACCCTACTAAGGTAACGCGTTCAGCTTTGCAAAACGCTGCTTCTGTTTCAGCTTTGTTGTTGACGACTGAAGCTGTTGTTGCTGAGCAACCTAAGACGGATGCTGCCCCTGCAATGCCTGCTCAAGGTATGCCAGGTATGATGTAA
- a CDS encoding DUF2785 domain-containing protein, whose protein sequence is MDYTVDDVREELKNMRARVHHGELFDSLGTEVGRLIDQFDYDAPTVVEQLDPVTATAIHEKVSDWQNALIAGQPVVVTDQELLDVMSGLRQTDPELRDKGVFFFISDALQANIFTDAQIVMMTRYLLQDSVLFSHIDETDNDGIFFRSFAVFILSMLNYANRNSEVELFSDDLHEMLIDNLATYIALEHDTRGFVEGKGWAHAFLHIANLLDELTHDDGVTRADKVFLLTVLIERIKRLETPLVMGENRRIDSYIVTLVNLNPLYEQYFLKQLKQWRQEMTRRMQPEVEADWHRMYNQQRLLQGLLLREKLPKEIYDYLNEARNFLA, encoded by the coding sequence ATGGATTACACCGTTGATGATGTCCGTGAAGAATTAAAAAATATGCGTGCGCGTGTGCACCATGGTGAGTTGTTTGATTCACTTGGCACGGAAGTTGGTCGCTTGATTGATCAATTCGATTACGACGCACCGACTGTTGTGGAGCAGCTGGACCCAGTGACAGCGACAGCGATTCATGAAAAAGTGTCTGATTGGCAAAATGCCTTGATTGCCGGCCAACCGGTTGTCGTCACTGACCAAGAGTTGTTGGACGTGATGAGTGGGTTGCGCCAAACGGATCCTGAGTTGCGTGATAAGGGTGTCTTTTTCTTTATTAGTGATGCGTTGCAAGCAAATATCTTTACCGATGCACAAATTGTGATGATGACGCGTTACTTATTGCAAGATTCAGTGTTGTTCTCACACATTGATGAGACTGATAATGACGGCATTTTCTTCCGTTCATTCGCGGTCTTCATTTTGTCGATGTTGAACTACGCAAACCGCAATAGTGAAGTGGAGTTGTTTAGCGATGATTTGCACGAAATGCTTATCGATAACTTGGCAACGTACATTGCACTAGAACACGATACGCGTGGCTTTGTTGAAGGGAAGGGCTGGGCCCACGCCTTCTTGCACATTGCGAACTTGTTGGATGAATTGACGCATGATGATGGCGTCACGCGTGCCGATAAGGTGTTCTTACTAACGGTCTTGATTGAACGTATCAAGCGTTTGGAAACGCCGCTTGTGATGGGTGAAAACCGTCGTATCGATAGCTACATCGTGACGTTGGTGAACTTGAACCCGTTGTATGAGCAATACTTCTTGAAGCAACTCAAGCAATGGCGACAAGAGATGACGCGACGCATGCAACCAGAAGTCGAGGCTGATTGGCACCGCATGTATAACCAACAACGTTTACTACAAGGTTTGTTGCTACGCGAAAAATTACCCAAAGAAATTTATGATTATCTTAACGAAGCACGCAATTTCCTAGCGTAA
- a CDS encoding DUF4811 domain-containing protein: MIILVMAVFAIGMFYSWLVLKNRAMRAVFGPIFTVLLIGAVWMTTSVFANNTGLTAKTTTTTKRVYSALGSKSPAGVLVQSRLGSKADNYVLVYNDTADAKKPTVHGKPSSKVADIPTGVKKEMTYKVADVKKATVKVETTRWEWKNAFWRVMFGIGGQGGKLKKQVTTVTVPKNTWVVMTADQSKKLQAAQKSAAPEAQAAQQAQMKSAIEAKVAAYMQANPKATPDQVKAYTTEQTAEMTATAMKQMLSQLK, encoded by the coding sequence ATGATTATTCTAGTTATGGCCGTCTTTGCAATCGGCATGTTCTACTCATGGTTGGTTTTGAAGAACCGTGCCATGCGCGCTGTATTCGGACCAATCTTTACGGTATTGCTAATTGGTGCCGTGTGGATGACAACGTCAGTCTTTGCAAACAACACTGGTTTGACTGCTAAGACGACAACGACGACGAAGCGTGTCTACTCAGCTTTGGGTTCAAAGTCACCAGCTGGTGTCTTGGTCCAATCACGTTTGGGTTCAAAGGCTGATAACTATGTCTTGGTTTACAACGACACAGCTGATGCTAAGAAGCCAACGGTTCACGGTAAGCCTTCATCAAAGGTTGCTGATATTCCAACTGGTGTTAAGAAGGAAATGACTTACAAGGTTGCTGATGTTAAGAAGGCAACGGTTAAGGTCGAAACCACTCGTTGGGAGTGGAAGAATGCCTTCTGGCGCGTGATGTTTGGTATCGGTGGTCAAGGTGGCAAGCTTAAGAAGCAAGTGACGACGGTGACGGTGCCAAAGAACACTTGGGTTGTGATGACTGCTGATCAATCTAAGAAGTTGCAAGCTGCGCAAAAGTCAGCTGCACCTGAGGCACAAGCTGCCCAACAAGCTCAAATGAAGTCAGCTATTGAAGCAAAGGTTGCTGCATACATGCAAGCAAACCCAAAGGCTACTCCTGACCAAGTTAAGGCTTATACAACTGAACAAACTGCTGAAATGACGGCAACAGCAATGAAGCAAATGTTGTCACAATTGAAGTAA
- a CDS encoding APC family permease — protein sequence MWRFLKRLLIGKPLKTLEEGSQHLSRTKALALLSSDALSSVAYGTEQITTALIAASTVALWLQIPIAILVLVLLTAITLSYRQIIHAYPSGGGAYVVTSTNWGRNAGLVAGGSLLVDYMLTVAVSVAAGTEAITSAVPALHPYSVGIGVVIILILMGINLRGVRESAGFLMVPVYLFIVMITGMVLYGLYNIATGQVAFHAAAAIGTSSSSITILLFLRAFSSGSSSLTGVEAISNAVPNFKEPKPRNAAATLSIMALILAFFFGGITFLSYWYGIRPNDHVTVLAQIGQTIFGHGVMFYLLQIATALILAVAANTGFSAFPQLAFNLAKDKFMPHIYMDKGDRLGYSNGIMSLAVGAIVLLLIFNGSTEALIPLYAVGVFVPFTLSQSGMIIHWFREREGFWLGKASINFVGAFISFALVIILFWMHFKSVWPYLIIMPVLLRMFWTINRHYKAVAKQLRVLSKEPIKRHHYDGSTVIVLVSNLTKATADAIDYAQSMGDRVLAMHVSFDSNPEKEHRLGVEFKREFPDVRYVDIHSSYRSITEPSLRFVDEIAKGAKERNHSLTILIPQFVPRHGWQNALHNQNSLRLRTALASRDVTVSTYYFHLKE from the coding sequence ATGTGGCGCTTTTTAAAGCGGTTGTTGATTGGAAAGCCTCTTAAGACATTGGAAGAGGGCTCACAACATTTGAGCCGAACCAAGGCCTTGGCTTTGCTTTCGTCTGATGCATTGTCATCAGTTGCGTATGGTACTGAGCAGATTACGACAGCGTTGATTGCTGCTAGTACGGTTGCGTTGTGGTTGCAAATCCCAATCGCCATTTTGGTGTTGGTATTGTTGACGGCCATTACGCTATCGTATCGCCAAATCATACACGCCTACCCATCTGGTGGTGGTGCTTATGTCGTGACATCAACGAACTGGGGTCGTAACGCTGGACTTGTTGCCGGTGGATCTTTGTTGGTTGACTACATGTTGACGGTTGCCGTATCTGTGGCGGCCGGAACAGAAGCCATTACGTCAGCGGTTCCAGCGCTCCACCCATATTCAGTGGGTATCGGAGTTGTCATCATCTTGATTTTGATGGGAATTAATCTGCGTGGTGTGCGTGAGTCAGCTGGATTCTTGATGGTGCCGGTTTACTTGTTCATTGTGATGATTACAGGAATGGTCTTGTACGGGTTGTATAACATCGCGACCGGTCAAGTTGCCTTCCATGCTGCAGCAGCAATTGGCACGTCATCATCAAGTATCACAATCTTGTTGTTCTTGCGTGCGTTCTCAAGTGGTTCATCTTCGTTGACTGGAGTTGAGGCCATTTCAAATGCCGTGCCGAACTTCAAGGAGCCAAAGCCACGTAATGCGGCAGCGACGCTATCAATCATGGCGTTGATTTTGGCCTTCTTCTTTGGTGGTATTACGTTCTTGTCATACTGGTACGGTATTCGACCAAATGACCACGTGACGGTGTTGGCCCAAATCGGTCAAACGATTTTCGGTCACGGCGTAATGTTCTACCTCTTGCAAATTGCAACTGCCTTGATTTTGGCGGTTGCTGCTAATACTGGTTTCTCAGCCTTCCCACAATTGGCCTTTAACTTGGCTAAGGATAAGTTCATGCCACACATTTACATGGACAAGGGAGATCGTTTGGGATATTCAAACGGTATTATGTCATTGGCCGTTGGTGCCATCGTATTGCTTTTGATCTTTAATGGATCGACTGAAGCTTTGATTCCGCTTTATGCGGTCGGCGTTTTCGTGCCGTTCACATTGTCACAATCAGGAATGATTATTCACTGGTTCCGTGAGCGTGAAGGTTTCTGGTTGGGAAAGGCGTCAATCAACTTTGTTGGCGCGTTTATCTCGTTTGCCTTGGTTATCATTTTGTTCTGGATGCACTTTAAGTCTGTCTGGCCATACTTGATTATCATGCCTGTTTTGCTTCGCATGTTCTGGACAATTAACCGCCACTACAAGGCTGTCGCTAAGCAGTTGCGTGTGTTGTCTAAGGAACCAATCAAGCGTCATCACTACGATGGTTCTACGGTGATTGTGTTGGTCTCAAACTTGACTAAGGCAACGGCCGACGCGATTGATTACGCCCAATCAATGGGTGATCGCGTTTTGGCGATGCACGTCTCATTTGATTCGAACCCAGAAAAGGAGCACCGCTTGGGCGTTGAGTTTAAGCGTGAGTTCCCAGATGTGCGTTACGTGGATATCCACTCATCATATCGTTCAATCACAGAACCTTCATTGCGTTTCGTAGATGAAATTGCGAAGGGTGCGAAGGAACGTAACCACTCATTAACGATTTTGATTCCACAATTCGTGCCTCGTCACGGTTGGCAAAATGCGTTGCACAATCAAAACAGTTTGCGCTTGCGTACAGCCTTGGCTTCACGTGACGTAACAGTTTCAACATACTACTTCCACCTCAAGGAATAG
- a CDS encoding ABC-F family ATP-binding cassette domain-containing protein: protein MIILQASNVARRFSGVTFFENISMQIQDKGRVGLVGRNGAGKSTLLKMLIGETQPDEGTISMKKGIKLAYLAQNSGLDSDLSVYNEMLDAFSDVIALEKKMRDMETKIASATDYESDEYASLLSAYDQAQHDFSEKNGYGYEATIRSVLHGFGFDESFYDQKIQSLSGGQRTRLAIAKQLLETPDLLILDEPTNHLDMQTLAWLEQYLQNYQGALLIVSHDRYFLDRVVTEIYDMHSGVLDHYTGNYSRFMELKAAKVLQEQKAFDKQQEEIAKLEDFVNRNIVRASTTKRAQSRRKQLERMERLEAPKNESGVAHIQFSADEESGNEVMRVNEVKLGYDLANVLADHVNIEVDKQHAVALVGPNGIGKSTLIKTILGKLPLLAGEIKLGANVEVGYYDQEQQTLDPKKSVLNTIWDEHPTMPERDVRSILGSFMFSGEAVDKLVSALSGGERARLLLTKLSLQHANFLILDEPTNHLDIDSREVLETALNEYNGTIFFVSHDRYFINSVATEVVELSPNGTRFFDGDYDYYLEKTAGEQTETHRAKASFETTAEYEEATAKEVETLSREERKERQKAQRKYERAVAAAEEEMAGLNDKRDALNAELNDPANGADLGKLTDLSKEIADIDAQLAEVEERWTEASMALEEFDI from the coding sequence ATGATTATTTTGCAAGCAAGTAATGTTGCACGCCGTTTTAGTGGTGTAACATTTTTTGAAAATATTTCGATGCAGATTCAAGATAAAGGACGTGTTGGGTTGGTCGGCCGTAATGGGGCTGGAAAGTCAACGCTCTTGAAGATGCTGATTGGTGAAACGCAACCTGATGAAGGTACGATTTCAATGAAGAAGGGTATCAAGCTGGCCTACTTGGCGCAGAACTCAGGACTGGATTCTGACTTGTCTGTGTACAACGAAATGCTTGATGCATTTTCTGATGTGATTGCATTGGAAAAGAAGATGCGCGACATGGAGACGAAGATTGCGTCAGCGACTGATTACGAGAGTGATGAGTATGCAAGTTTGTTATCTGCGTACGACCAGGCGCAACACGATTTTAGTGAAAAGAATGGTTACGGATATGAAGCAACCATCCGTTCAGTGTTGCACGGATTTGGCTTTGATGAATCATTCTATGATCAAAAGATTCAATCATTGTCTGGTGGACAGCGTACGCGTTTGGCAATTGCTAAGCAACTATTGGAAACGCCTGACTTGTTGATTCTCGACGAGCCAACCAACCACTTGGATATGCAAACGTTGGCTTGGTTGGAGCAATATTTGCAAAACTACCAAGGTGCTTTGCTAATTGTTTCCCACGACCGTTATTTCTTGGACCGCGTGGTTACGGAAATTTACGACATGCATTCAGGTGTGTTGGATCACTACACGGGTAACTATTCACGCTTCATGGAATTGAAGGCAGCTAAGGTTCTACAAGAGCAAAAGGCTTTCGATAAGCAACAAGAAGAGATTGCGAAGTTGGAAGACTTTGTTAACCGTAATATTGTGCGTGCTTCAACGACGAAGCGTGCCCAATCACGTCGTAAGCAACTCGAACGCATGGAACGTTTGGAAGCGCCAAAGAATGAATCTGGCGTTGCCCACATTCAATTCTCAGCTGATGAGGAATCTGGAAACGAAGTGATGCGCGTCAACGAAGTGAAGTTGGGCTATGACCTAGCGAACGTCTTGGCGGACCACGTTAATATTGAAGTTGATAAGCAACACGCGGTCGCTTTGGTTGGACCGAACGGTATTGGTAAGTCAACGTTGATTAAGACGATTTTGGGTAAGTTGCCTTTGTTGGCCGGCGAAATTAAGCTTGGCGCCAATGTTGAAGTTGGTTACTATGACCAGGAGCAACAAACGCTCGATCCAAAGAAGTCAGTTTTGAACACGATTTGGGATGAACACCCAACGATGCCAGAACGTGACGTTCGTTCAATCTTGGGTTCATTTATGTTCTCAGGTGAAGCGGTTGATAAGTTGGTTTCTGCCTTGTCTGGTGGTGAGCGTGCACGTTTGCTATTGACGAAGTTGTCATTGCAACACGCTAATTTCTTGATTCTTGACGAGCCAACCAACCACTTGGACATTGATTCACGTGAAGTGTTGGAAACAGCTTTGAACGAATACAACGGAACGATTTTCTTTGTTTCTCACGACCGTTACTTCATTAACTCAGTTGCGACGGAAGTGGTTGAGCTGTCACCAAACGGCACGCGATTCTTTGATGGTGATTACGATTACTATCTAGAGAAGACTGCTGGTGAGCAAACGGAAACCCACCGTGCGAAGGCTAGTTTCGAAACGACGGCCGAATATGAAGAGGCGACGGCCAAGGAAGTTGAGACGTTGTCACGTGAAGAACGTAAGGAACGTCAAAAGGCACAGCGTAAGTACGAACGCGCGGTTGCGGCGGCTGAAGAAGAAATGGCCGGTTTAAACGATAAGCGCGATGCATTGAATGCTGAATTGAATGATCCAGCAAATGGTGCTGACTTGGGTAAGTTGACAGACTTGTCAAAGGAAATTGCCGACATTGATGCGCAACTGGCTGAAGTCGAAGAGCGCTGGACTGAAGCAAGTATGGCGTTGGAAGAATTTGATATTTAA